In Gemmatimonadota bacterium, the DNA window CGCCCGAGCGCAGGTCATCTGCCGCCTCCTCGAAAGCCCTCGTCCGGGCCAGCGCCCGGATGCCATGCCAGGCGGAATCCAGCCAGTCCGGGTAGTTGGCCAGAACGCGGAACACGAAGCTGACGAAGGGGACGCGCAGTGTTGCCTGGATCTCCCGGTAGATGCCGCCGCTCCGCTCGTCCGCCAGCTCCGGCGTCACCTCCCGCAAATCCGGTAGCAGCCGCATGCCGCGGCCCAGATCCGCCTTCCGTTCCGTCTCCATCGCGCTGCCGTCGTTGCACGGAGCATGCCCGCGGAACTCCGGGCTCCCGTCCGGTGTCCTAGTGGCTCGTCTCCGCAGTCGAATGCCACCGGAATTTCGGTGACGAGCCACCACTCCTGGCCCCGACAGCCGGAGGAGCCCATGATCCACCGCAGGCAGTTCCTGAGCGGCGCGCTCGGCCTCGCCGTCGCCCCACTCTCCCTGCCTCTCTTCGCACGCATGGCGGACGACGCCGCAGCGGATACCGGCCCGCAGGAGATCCCCAAGCTCGAGAAGCCCAAGTCCGAGTGGCGCAAGCTGCTGCCGGAGGACGCCTACGCCGTGCTCTTCGAAGAGGCGACGGAGCGGCCCTGGACCAGCGAGCTGAACGACGAGAAGCGCCCCGGCACCTTCCTCTGCGCCGCCTGCCTCCTGCCGCTGTTCGAGGCCCGTACCAAGTTCGACAGCGGCACCGGCTGGCCCAGCTTCTGGGCGGCAATCCCGGGAAAGATCGGCACCAAGCGGGACTTCAAGCTGATCCTCCCGCGAACCGAGTACCACTGCATCCGCTGCGGCGGCCACCAGGGC includes these proteins:
- the msrB gene encoding peptide-methionine (R)-S-oxide reductase MsrB, with protein sequence MIHRRQFLSGALGLAVAPLSLPLFARMADDAAADTGPQEIPKLEKPKSEWRKLLPEDAYAVLFEEATERPWTSELNDEKRPGTFLCAACLLPLFEARTKFDSGTGWPSFWAAIPGKIGTKRDFKLILPRTEYHCIRCGGHQGHIFNDGPAPTGKRYCNNGVALRFVPAGEPLPALRT